In Carassius gibelio isolate Cgi1373 ecotype wild population from Czech Republic chromosome B4, carGib1.2-hapl.c, whole genome shotgun sequence, one DNA window encodes the following:
- the LOC127956976 gene encoding NUAK family SNF1-like kinase 1, whose amino-acid sequence METESSPLSSNGANESEPLPVDYPGGEMPASLAVRRGSSVKKHHHKHNLKHRYELLETLGRGTYGKVKKAIERHTGRAVAIKSIRKEKIKDEQDMVHIRREIEIMSSLRHPHIISIYEVFENKDKIVIVMEYASKGELYDYISERRRLSERETRHFFRQIVSAVHYCHKNGVVHRDLKLENILLDDNGNIKIADFGLSNLYHKDKLLQTFCGSPLYASPEIVNGRPYKGPEVDSWALGVLLYTLVYGTMPFDGGDHHRLIRQISNGEYREPPQSSDARGLIRWMLMVNPDRRATVEDIANHWWVNWGWKTSVCDCQTQRENSSPMLARFIDWQNRTEVHPGKVQRPEPGSTNNGTNTALTPARRLRKSMKENDVGMWGVAEEKSGLKRPKSILKTRATSGDQRSQSLCEVELRRSICYQDVESGSSPEREDTLGGSPAKMVSMLPKKGILKNNQQRESGYYSSPERSESSELLGGATVQPPNSSPTKRTVGRKGILKRNGKYSTHSAVGVHGEAQADSNGPRSQSRPSSILYEEMGLSNMALDWPPASPKPNIRGSLSAEDLLQTAGFRGLQTVAPLHGGKGVRSPPGSPGDNGSFSLLGDLDDVTQVYQKALDISSQLG is encoded by the exons ATGGAGACGGAATCATCCCCGTTATCGAGTAACGGAGCGAATGAAAGTGAGCCTCTACCGGTGGACTATCCCGGAGGAGAGATGCCAGCCTCTCTTGCTGTACGGAGAGGCTCCAGCGTGAAGAAACATCACCACAAACACAACCTGAAGCACCGCTACGAGCTGCTCGAAACCCTCGGGAGAGGAACATATGGAAAAGTGAAGAAAGCCATAGAGAGGCACACTGGACGAGCG GTGGCGATTAAATCCATCCGAAAGGAGAAGATTAAAGATGAACAAGACATGGTGCACATCCGCAGAGAGATCGAGATCATGTCTTCTCTCCGCCATCCACACATCATCTCTATATATGAAG TGTTCGAGAATAAGGATAAGATTGTGATCGTGATGGAATATGCCAGTAAGGGCGAGCTGTACGATTACATCAGCGAGCGCCGAAGGCTCAGCGAAAGGGAGACCAGACACTTCTTCAGACAGATTGTCTCTGCTGTTCATTACTGCCACAAG AATGGAGTAGTACACCGAGATCTCAAGCTGGAAAACATCCTCCTGGATGACAACGGTAACATTAAG ATTGCAGATTTTGGTTTGTCCAACCTCTACCATAAGGACAAGCTTCTTCAAACATTCTGCGGCAGCCCGCTGTACGCCTCCCCTGAGATTGTGAACGGACGACCGTATAAAGGCCCCGAG GTTGACAGTTGGGCACTGGGCGTATTACTATACACTCTTGTGTACGGAACAATGCCCTTCGATGGAGGTGACCACCATAGACTCATTCGCCAGATCAGCAACGGAGAATACAGAGAACCGCCACAGTCATCAG ACGCTCGTGGTTTGATCCGCTGGATGTTGATGGTTAATCCAGATCGCAGGGCTACAGTTGAAGACATTGCAAATCACTGGTGGGTGAACTGGGGCTGGAAGACCAGCGTGTGTGACTGCCAGACGCAAAGGGAGAACAGCTCACCCATGCTGGCCCGCTTCATTGACTGGCAGAACCGCACAGAGGTCCATCCAGGCAAAGTTCAACGCCCAGAGCCTGGTAGCACTAACAATGGCACTAATACAGCCTTGACTCCAGCCCGGCGTCTGAGAAAGTCCATGAAGGAGAATGATGTTGGGATGTGGGGTGTTGCAGAGGAGAAGTCAGGCCTCAAGAGACCAAAGAGCATCCTGAAGACTCGGGCGACCAGTGGAGACCAGCGGTCCCAGAGTCTATGCGAAGTAGAGCTCAGACGGTCCATTTGCTACCAAGATGTCGAGTCCGGCTCGAGTCCAGAGCGAGAAGACACCCTGGGTGGCTCGCCAGCCAAAATGGTGTCTATGTTACCCAAGAAAGGCATTCTGAAAAACAATCAGCAGCGCGAGTCTGGTTATTACTCCTCGCCGGAGCGCAGCGAATCCTCCGAACTGTTAGGGGGTGCTACTGTGCAGCCTCCGAATAGCTCACCAACCAAACGGACTGTTGGGAGGAAAGGTATACTGAAGCGTAATGGGAAATATTCCACACACAGTGCCGTGGGGGTCCATGGAGAGGCCCAGGCAGACTCAAATGGCCCGCGGAGCCAGAGCAGACCCTCCAGCATCTTGTACGAGGAGATGGGTCTTTCCAACATGGCGTTGGACTGGCCACCCGCCTCTCCGAAACCCAACATCCGGGGCTCGCTGTCGGCCGAAGACTTGCTGCAGACGGCGGGGTTCAGGGGCCTTCAGACCGTGGCACCCCTTCATGGTGGAAAGGGTGTCCGTAGCCCTCCTGGTTCCCCTGGAGACAATGGGAGCTTCTCCTTGCTGGGCGATCTGGATGATGTTACCCAGGTGTACCAGAAAGCCCTGGACATTAGCAGCCAGCTAGGCTAG